The nucleotide window cagtgtttttacacatgtggcaGCAcgcacacaaccactacagatttgatgaaaagttgttatttttaaggtggcgatacaaatactactttaatttaattgtggtcaaaggcaagaacgtgcatgtgaagtgtactttatatccaggagtgaagactttgtccacatctgttgtaagtaactagaatttaatgaagcacctcacaatgacacacgattcttttttttttttttaagtatcacaaatagttactttccttgttaatgagttacttttattatcgAGTAATtaagttactaactcagttactatttggatcaagtagtgagtacTATAACTAATATTAATAGTTATAATTACTATAtaatattacttttttaaagtaacgttacCAACActgaaagacacacaaaataagagaaaaatatagtgaataataaaaaagaacagacaaacaacaacaaaataaacactaaaaacacacaaaatgatgtaagaaatgatattgattagttattattagttattaatattaattattattattattattttcagttcatgttctaatcattagaacatgaactgaaaatacaagggtcagtcttggtcccacgtGATGAGGGAGATGATCGTAAATGGTaaaatctatagaaataaatctattcaggaggcactaaatgaaatgaaactaaatactgtttcattctatttatttacaaaatgagattctttcaaatgtgtgttatcactcattatttccatcattgtgctttatagttgttttttcacagacttctgaataaaatgttatagtctgaaaaaagggagtacttggattcagaaataagagaaaaggggtacttgagtcaaaaaagtttgagaaccactggtttatactgTATGAAGTAATGACCTGTAGCCATTGGAGAGAAAAAGAATCTCAGAGCTGACTTTTAATTAGAATCTTCAATCTGAAGTGAGGCTTAACTCGTAACTGGAACTACACACTTCCAGCTAATATGATGATAAAACATGGACAGGCTAAACGACAATGATGagtacttttttgtatttattttcatgaatCCTAACCTGATTCCATGTCTATGTTACAGATCACAGAGAAAGGACAAAGTGTGGATAATCGGCTCCAGTTACATCCGGCGGGGCGAGGAGGCTGCACTAAAGTTTTTTGGAGATAATTTGGGACTGGATGCCAACGTGCACTGGTTTGGAAAAGGAGGGATGAGGTGGGAAGGAGTTCTGCCTTGTTTTTATGGTCAGCTTTCCACCCAGGGACCCCCTGACATCCTCCTGGTTCACGCCGGAGGAAACAACCTGGGCATAAACAGTGCAAATAGTCTGGCCTACACTATTAAAGAGGACTTTACCAAATTGCACATTAAATTCCCTGCAATGAAGATCATCTTCTCCTCCATTAATGAACGCAGATCCTGGAGGTACGGGAAGCTGTCCCAGATCATCAGGGACAGAAAAACCATCAATCATTTTGTCAAGAGGACGTCTGTCTGTTTCAAAGGAGACGTTGTTGAACATCCTCTCCTGCGATTCTACAAACGATCACTGTTTATTTCAGACGGAGTTCATTTCTCTGATGAGGGAAACCACTTATTCTTGTCAAGCATCCGCTCCACCCTCCAGAACTTTCTAAAGGAGTCAAAAATACCAACAAGGACCATCTCTGGGGCAACGATGCCAATAAGGACATTCTCAGCAACAAAAAGCAGTACAGCAACCGTCTCTGGACATAAAAAGAACATTACACCAATCAGCTGGCCTTAagcatgaggaggaggaggaggaggaggaggggctgGTTGTGGTCACCTGGTGGCATcccccaccccttttctacaATACTGCTTATCTACTGCCCACCCAAATCTATgaggtgccaagtgtaaaaatgacccattattgtttttcttgtaaaactattgaaaaaaaaataataataatggaatttatatcacctattgccatattgaggaaaaaaatagagagatgaatattggtccatatcacacaGGCCTAATGTAATCAAAGCTgtaacattttatcttgtaaagaatatgattgtctaaactgtgtgaaatgaggcattcaaacactgcttagtgtaggattttattaatatgattgTGTttcctcaataacaaatataaatcactagactgatatgctgccttgttatgtagcaagtgttgctaatgctaatgctacaccactttagttacacaaagtaaaaagactgggactaaaataacttgtcttgtaattaccttgtcctaaattatcttttattcctttttttcattacgggcgatgattttaaggttttattaaaataactttaaaatagtctaaatgatttgagtgaaaaaaatcgtaataaaaatgtgatcgtgatttcacaaagaaaaaattgtgatatgatatttttccgatatcgcccacccctacgttaaatctaaatgtttaaatctaaatgttatttatcatatctaaatgcttaatcttatatctaaatattaaatctaaatgcactAGATCTCCACCGCcgggagagaaccagccatacatatcacccaggcagaCATCGGTGAAGAGGCGGGTGGGAGcggctgtgtgtgtttctgcttgtgtattggttgaggttccaaggggtggggtcaattagcatatgtgtgaaacatttaggttaaggTTAGAGTAGTAGTTAGAGCGGGCGGTGTTCATTGCAGTTTTGTATAGTTGAAGGTGATTGGAGTAGGCTTGGAGATGGACTGTTAAACCTGCCAAAGCAGGAACCGTGGCTCAATGACACTACGCGCACAGCTCGGCGTGAGTGTCGGAGGGCAGagcggaggtggaagaaggacCACTTGGAGGTCTCGCACCAGATTCTTAGAGAGTGCTGGAGAAACTATCAAAGTGCTGTTAAAGCtgaaaaaactcaatatttCTCTAACTTGATCTCGAATAATGTCAGTAAGCCTCGAGTTCTTTTTAAAACGATTGGTTCTGTTTTTAATCCGAGTCCGTCCACTTCATTGGAGATGACAAGTGAAGCTTGTGAAAAATTCCTCTCCTTTTTTAATGAGAAGGTTGCTGCTATTAGGGCCAACATATCTCCCTTTTCAGTGTGGAGTTGTGTATCCACTCAATGCTGCGctgttttctgtcagtttgaGTCTGTGTCATTGTCTGTGCTCACAGGGATAGTTAAAAATCTTAAACCCTCCTCCTGTCCCACAGACCCGGTCCCTCCTCGCTTTTTTAAAGAGGTTTGGGACACCATTGGCTCTTCTGTTAGGGAGATCATCAACAGCAGCTTGGCTACTGGCATAGTGCCAGCTTTTTGTAAGAAAGCTGTAGTTGAGCCTTTGATTAAAAAACCTGGCCTTGACCCTGCAAATTTGGCGAATTATCGCCCAATTTCCAAACTACCATTGGTATCGAAAATTTtagagaaatgtgtttttgcacaGTTGCAACCTTTTTTAGATGAAAATGGCACTTTAGACCCATATCAGTCAGGCTACAAAGCTTTGCACAGTACTGAATCTGcacatttaaagtttttaatgaCCTGTTTTTAATGACTGATTCTGGAGGCTCTGCCATTTTAGTGCTTTTAGACTTGACGGCTGCTTTTGACACAGTCGACCACACAATTCTTTTAGATCGCCTAAGAGATCGCGTGGGTGTCAGGGGGACCGCGTTGGAGTGGTTTAGGTCCTACCTGTCGGAGAGGTCATTCTCCGTCAGGCTGGGGGACTCCACTTCATCTTCTGCCCCACTTAACTGTGGAGTCCCCCAGGGATCTATCCTGGGTCCCATTCTTTTTGCTATATATCTCCTCCCACTTGGAGAGATTTTTAAGAAACATGGCATGTCTTACCATTTCTACGCAGATGACTGTCAAATTTACATGCCCATTGCAAAGAATGACCACAGCCCCCTGTCACCCCTGCTCCACTGTCTGGGTGACGTCAAGGCTTGGTTAGCCcagaattttttaaaactgaatgagggaaaaacagaaataatggcATTTGGATGTACCCTCGCAGACTTGGGATCACTCCAAAAGTATTTGCATCCCAAAGTCACCAGCCTTGGCGTCACCATAGACAGTGAttttaaatttgataaacagATCAATGGCGTTTTAAAATCGGGTTTTTATCATCTTCGTCTTTTATCCAAAGTTAagccttttttatcatttaatctttttgaaCAAGTCGTGCACGCTTTTATTTCAAGCCGTCTGGACTACTGCAATGCACTTTACTCGGGCATCAGCCAAAAGGCACTTTACCGCTTGCAGTTAGTCCAGAACGCAGCGGCACGACTTTTAACAGGGACCAAAAAGCGTGAACACATCACCCCATCACTCCATGGTGATAGCCAGATGATCGGAGATGCAGAGGTCAGTACTGGAAAGTTACTGGATGGTGAGACCGGTGGAGCAGACTAAATCTAGGGTGTGGCCATGGGCGTGTAAGGGGAAGTTGACTTGCTTGCTgcttttagtgtcatttttgtaGAGTTTAGGGGGCCTGGCTGTGATTATGGACTGAATGGGAAAGGTGTGAGCAGAGGAATGTAGTAACGGGTGGAGCCTGTAGGGGGAGCTATGGCAGGAAGAGGCACTTTGGTGGGGCAAAGTAGAGTAAGGTGAAGGAGacggtgtgtgttttgtaaataGTCAGTCATGTGGGAAATGCTGGACAGCGTGCTGAAGATTGGCTGTTAAAATACTACTGACcagttagatttaacatatactatttacatttagatttaatatttagatttagatttaatatttaaatttatatttaatatttaagatttaaatttatatttaagatttaaatttatattttatatttaaatttagatttaatatttaaatttatatttaatatttaatatttatatttaatatttaatacttagatttaatatttaaacttagatttaatatttaatatttagatttaatatttagatttaaatttaatattttatttaatatttagatttaatatttaaatttagtatttagatttaatatttaaatgtactatttaaatttatatttaatatttatatttaatatttatatttaatatttaaatttagatttaatatttagatttaatatttagatttaatatttagatttaaatttaatatttagatttaaatttaatatttaaatttaatatttatatttaatatttaaatttaatatttaaatttagatttaatatttagattgagatttaatatttagaattaatatttagatttgatatttagatttagatttaatatttaaatttatatttaatatttatatttaatatttatatttaatatttatatttatatttatatttatatttatattttatatttatattttatatttatatttatattttatatttatattttatatttatattttatatttatatttagatttaatatttaatatttaaatttagtatttagatttaatatttaaatttaatatttaaatttagatttaatatttagatttaatatttagaattaatatttagatttaatatttagattaagaattaatatttagatttaacatttagatataagattttgcgagtcaactagtctggaacactgggatggactatccttctatcctattctgtttgtccctctgttcactaacccaaccagttgaagtggatggctgccacctctgaacctggttccgctggagatttcttcctataaaaaaagggagttttttcttcccactgtcgctaaatgcttgttcatgtggatcttgttgggttctttcttcttttttactatggactttatattttgttcggcgctttgagatgactttgttgtattttgcgctatataaataaagttaaagttaaggttgagttgaattgaatatagatatagatttaacatttagatataacatataccatttagatttaatgctttttttttacctctaagtggttaaatgtaggaacgtgataaatatgagaaaagtgagataaataatgtaaatgtgttagctacaacttttatactacatttttacacttggtacCCCATACAAATCTACATCACTTTCATCCCTGAGATACAAGACCTCCATTCCATCTTTTGCTCAACATCTGCACAGAGGGAACTAAACAGAGGGATGACTCTGATGATGAAATCTCTgagaaaactttatttacatcTCCTTCATTCTCATTCTTGTGTAAAAAGTTGATTTTCTAATTAGAAttgttgttaataaatattgtgtaataaatacagtttgtcTTGCTGGTTTTTTTCAGGTTAGTTTTATCTTTTCAATGAATCTTCTAAACCCCTTCACCACTTTTGTTActgcaatcattttaaaaggttGTAAATCTTGTGCATGTAAACTTTAGCTTGaatcagggttggagtcaattacattttaaaaatacaattacgcattcaattatccatgttcaattacaacgcaattatgattacgttgatgggcattttttccaactacaataaaaattagAAGCATATTTTCTgctgaaattcaattacatttacgttctgaattactaaagttaaattacaattaatcacaattactgagtctttaataaataaccccataaaacttttattttctgtaaCAATCGGTTATGATACCAGgttggttttgacccatgtcttaagtcagctgtagaatacagtaaaaaatatgATCTTTTATCTAATTTTCTGTCTCAATActtgtttaccttgttaggctttgttattcatgaaaatattagccctaatatttttggtgtgggcgtctgaacatttttgtgtcagtatatggccctagattttctttttcttttaatggtGAAATGATCCTTAAGAGGACAAGTTATGATATGAaacctattttaatcattttaactacatatgttaAGCCACAGAACTGTAAAAAtcttccccagttttgcatttagttaaattgtaaatgacagtttttatacgccaattttattttaattacaatattacaactttaacagAGATTGCCCTATCAGAAGATTGTTTAATAATGGCTTTACAGATGATTATCTAAATCTAATCCATATGTGGATTTAAAATGAAGGCCATTTCTAATCACCAAGCTTTTCTGCAGAGTTTAACGCAATAACTATGTTATGTcaaaatacaattatatttCCAAAAGTCAACATGG belongs to Gouania willdenowi unplaced genomic scaffold, fGouWil2.1 scaffold_250_arrow_ctg1, whole genome shotgun sequence and includes:
- the LOC114459067 gene encoding uncharacterized protein LOC114459067 — protein: MTAQQHQLERSQRKDKVWIIGSSYIRRGEEAALKFFGDNLGLDANVHWFGKGGMRWEGVLPCFYGQLSTQGPPDILLVHAGGNNLGINSANSLAYTIKEDFTKLHIKFPAMKIIFSSINERRSWRYGKLSQIIRDRKTINHFVKRTSVCFKGDVVEHPLLRFYKRSLFISDGVHFSDEGNHLFLSSIRSTLQNFLKESKIPTRTISGATMPIRTFSATKSSTATVSGHKKNITPISWP